From a single Pseudalkalibacillus hwajinpoensis genomic region:
- the ureG gene encoding urease accessory protein UreG, translating to MSEPIRIGIGGPVGAGKTLLVDRLTRAMNNEFSMAVITNDIYTKEDAMFLNKNGILPSDRIIGVETGGCPHTAIREDASMNFAAIDELNERHANLDLIFVESGGDNLAATFSPELVDFSIYIIDVAQGEKIPRKGGQGMIKSDLFIINKTDLAPYVGANLDVMREDTLKSRGDRPFFFTNLKDETGVSGVVNWIKEQAFFVGLEQ from the coding sequence ATGAGTGAACCAATCCGAATTGGGATCGGTGGACCGGTTGGAGCAGGTAAAACGCTTTTAGTCGATCGTTTAACTAGAGCTATGAATAATGAGTTTAGTATGGCTGTCATTACCAATGATATATATACTAAAGAAGATGCAATGTTTTTAAATAAGAATGGCATCTTGCCTTCTGATCGGATTATTGGAGTTGAAACAGGTGGGTGTCCGCACACGGCGATTCGAGAAGATGCATCCATGAATTTTGCGGCAATTGACGAGTTAAATGAACGTCATGCCAATCTTGATCTGATCTTTGTCGAGAGCGGTGGCGATAACCTCGCTGCCACGTTTAGCCCGGAGCTTGTTGATTTCTCGATTTACATTATCGATGTGGCTCAAGGGGAAAAAATCCCTCGCAAAGGTGGTCAGGGAATGATTAAGTCTGACCTTTTTATTATTAATAAAACAGACCTTGCTCCTTATGTTGGTGCGAATCTTGATGTCATGCGAGAGGATACCCTGAAATCGAGAGGGGATCGTCCATTTTTCTTCACCAACTTAAAAGATGAAACTGGAGTTTCTGGTGTGGTGAATTGGATTAAAGAGCAGGCCTTTTTTGTAGGGCTTGAGCAGTGA